In Alosa sapidissima isolate fAloSap1 chromosome 4, fAloSap1.pri, whole genome shotgun sequence, the following are encoded in one genomic region:
- the cntn3b gene encoding LOW QUALITY PROTEIN: contactin-3 (The sequence of the model RefSeq protein was modified relative to this genomic sequence to represent the inferred CDS: inserted 1 base in 1 codon), with protein sequence MMLLWKQLVLLSIFGCLAAPAEDVAFRGPSWKLEPTDLILPISSPEQEATLQCQADGNPTPQYRWSLNGTLIDLRSDYRRRLSGGSLIISSLDRDQDTGVYQCTAYNTWGTIHSQKASLQFAYLENFKSQTRNAVNVREGQGVVLLCGTPMHSGELTFAWIFNEYPYFVQQDSRRFVSQETGNLYIAKVEPSDVGNYTCVVNNSITKERVLSSPTPLVLRNDGAMGEYEPKIEVHFPDSVPAAKGSVVKLECFALGNPVPEISWRKTSGDPFPSKVKLRNSNAILEVPRFQQEDAGTYECVAENSRGKNTVRGRLSFHAKPHWLQTMMNAALSIEDNLAWECKASGRPKPSYSWLRNGEMLAAEGRVQIENGVLSIVSLNLSDVGMYQCVAENKHGIIYASAELMVLAAPPSFSKSPLQVLQKARSGSEVTMECRPQAYPQAISLWKKGNEILQRSERITLFPNGTLKIANVTRRDGGSYTCIAKNQFGTASAMGRLLITEPTRITVGPSNMEIIVGESIVLPCQIAHDPALDVSFSWAFNGQLVDFDRDGDHFERVGGSIAGDLMIRNIQLNHGGKYVCLIDTDVEHMSADAILIVKGPPGPPEMVLVEEITDSTAQLSWTPGRDNGSPITGYVVQARTPFTVGWQAVDTVPEVINGNTLTATVVGLNAWVEYEFRVVASNSVGMGEPSPPSLKTRTEDAIPDTAPTDVGGGGGTKSELVITWEPVPEELQNGEGFGYIIALRPAGSVTWTRAVVSTPGLAKYVLRNDTIPPFAPFDVKVGAFNKRGXGPFSSVATVFSAEEVPSLAPVRTRGRSVSASDIEVVWEPLRSIPERVLGYEVVYWEDDTKPDTVGKVRISANYTAVNISGLRGSTQYYLAVSAFNTAGTGSQSQPINATTKKPPPGQPPLNVKWTLIGSQLTLHWDPVTALETESEVTGYLVLCRRHRHNDVNAITTDQTTAEITLSANDNYVIEIRSLSEGGVGVGSEPIHIHKLSMGARGSGAARRGSVALSPLLLVTLCLALSTAS encoded by the exons ATGATGTTACTATGGAAACAACTTGTGCTGCTATCAATCTTTGGCTGCCTTGCAG CTCCTGCAGAAGATGTAGCTTTTCGAGGGCCTAGCTGGAAGCTGGAGCCCACTGACCTGATCCTACCCATCAGCTCTCCCGAGCAGGAGGCCACTCTGCAGTGCCAGGCCGATGGGAACCCGACTCCGCAGTACAG ATGGTCTCTAAACGGAACGCTCATTGATCTCAGGAGTGACTACCGGCGTCGCTTGTCTGGGGGCAGCCTAATCATTAGCAGTCTGGACAGAGACCAAGACACCGGGGTATATCAGTGCACTGCCTACAACACATGGGGCACTATCCACAGCCAGAAAGCAAGCCTGCAGTTTGCAT ACCTTGAAAACTTCAAAAGTCAAACGAGGAATGCAGTAAACGTAAGGGAAGGTCAAGGAGTCGTTTTATTGTGTGGGACACCTATGCATTCTGGAG aACTCACTTTTGCCTGGATCTTCAACGAGTACCCTTACTTTGTGCAGCAGGATAGTCGTCGCTTCGTCTCCCAGGAGACAGGCAACCTCTACATCGCCAAAGTGGAGCCGTCCGACGTGGGCAACTACACGTGCGTGGTGAACAACAGCATCACCAAAGAAAGGGTGCTCAGCTCTCCAACCCCTTTGGTCTTGAGGAACGACG gagctATGGGAGAATATGAGCCCAAAATAGAAGTTCATTTCCCCGACAGTGTCCCAGCTGCAAAAGGATCAGTGGTCAAGCTGGAGTGCTTTGCTCTTGGAAA CCCAGTGCCAGAGATCAGCTGGAGGAAGACGTCTGGCGATCCGTTCCCCAGCAAAGTGAAGCTGAGGAACTCCAACGCCATCCTGGAGGTCCCCCGCTTCCAGCAGGAAGATGCCGGCACGTACGAATGCGTCGCCGAGAACAGCCGGGGCAAGAACACTGTACGGGGAAGACTGTCTTTCCACG CCAAGCCCCACTGGCTCCAAACGATGATGAACGCAGCCCTGTCGATCGAGGACAATTTAGCCTGGGAGTGTAAAGCGAGTGGAAGACCCAAGCCATCCTACAGCTGGTTGCGTAATGGAGAGATGCTAGCTGCAGAG GGCCGAGTGCAGATCGAGAATGGCGTTCTTTCCATCGTTTCATTAAACCTGTCAGATGTCGGGATGTATCAGTGTGTGGCGGAAAACAAACATGGCATTATTTATGCCAGCGCCGAGCTAATGGTGTTAG CTGCACCTCCGAGCTTCTCGAAGAGTCCACTGCAAGTACTTCAGAAGGCGCGCTCAGGCAGCGAGGTAACCATGGAATGCAGGCCTCAGGCCTACCCTCAGGCCATCAGTCTGTGGAAGAAGGGAAATGAGATTTTGCAGAGAAGCGAAAG GATCACACTCTTTCCCAATGGTACTTTGAAAATTGCCAACGTGAccaggagggatggaggaagcTACACATGCATTGCTAAAAATCAATTTGGGACGGCTAGCGCAATGGGAAGGTTGCTAATTACAG AGCCCACCAGGATCACTGTGGGACCAAGCAACATGGAAATCATTGTTGGCGAGAGCATCGTGCTTCCCTGCCAGATAGCCCACGACCCGGCTCTGGATGTGTCCTTCTCCTGGGCATTCAACGGGCAGCTTGTGGACTTTGATCGGGATGGCGATCACTTCGAGAGAGTAGGCGGG TCTATTGCAGGGGATCTGATGATTCGAAACATCCAGTTGAACCACGGCGGCAAGTACGTCTGCCTTATTGATACTGACGTGGAGCATATGTCAGCGGATGCCATACTGATCGTTAAAG GCCCCCCTGGGCCCCCTGAGATGGTGCTGGTGGAGGAGATCACAGACAGCACGGCGCAGCTCTCCTGGACACCCGGCCGGGACAACGGCAGCCCCATCACAGGCTACGTGGTCCAGGCCCGCACCCCCTTCACCGTGGGCTGGCAGGCAGTGGACACAG TCCCAGAAGTCATCAATGGAAACACACTGACTGCCACAGTGGTGGGCCTGAACGCCTGGGTGGAGTATGAGTTTCGAGTGGTGGCCAGTAATAGCGTTGGGATGGGAGAGCCCAGTCCACCGTCCCTAAAGACACGGACCGAGGATGCTA TCCCGGATACAGCTCCCACTGATGTCGGAGGCGGGGGCGGCACAAAATCGGAATTAGTTATAACATGGGAG CCTGTGCCCGAGGAACTCCAAAATGGCGAGGGCTTCGGTTACATCATCGCCCTGCGGCCGGCCGGATCCGTCACCTGGACGCGCGCTGTCGTCTCCACGCCGGGCCTGGCCAAGTACGTCCTGCGCAACGACACCATCCCGCCGTTTGCGCCGTTCGACGTGAAGGTGGGCGCCTTCAACAAGCGCG AAGGGCCCTTCAGCTCTGTGGCCACTGTGTTCTCAGCTGAGGAAG TGCCGAGCCTGGCTCCAGTGAGAACCAGGGGCCGGAGTGTGTCGGCATCTGACATTGAAGTGGTTTGGGAACCGCTGCGCTCCATCCCTGAGAGGGTGCTGGGTTACGAG GTGGTGTACTGGGAGGATGACACCAAACCAGACACAGTGGGCAAGGTGAGGATATCCGCCAACTACACAGCGGTGAACATCAGCGGCCTGCGGGGAAGCACCCAGTACTACCTGGCGGTCAGCGCCTTCAACACGGCCGGCACCGGATCCCAGTCCCAGCCCATCAACGCCACCACCAAGAAACCCC cCCCTGGACAGCCTCCACTGAATGTAAAGTGGACTCTTATTGGCTCTCAGCTCACCCTGCATTGGGACCCAGTTACAGCCCTGGAGACCGAGTCCGAGGTCACAGGATACCTT GTTTTGTGCCGCAGACACCGCCACAACGATGTTAACGCCATCACCACTGACCAGACCACGGCCGAAATAACCCTGTCAGCCAACGACAACTACGTCATCGAGATACGGTCGCTGAGTGAAGGGGGAGTGGGTGTGGGGAGCGAGCCAATCCACATCCACAAACTGA